The Bacteroidales bacterium DNA segment AACAAACGTAATACGCCTGTTGCCACCTTTATGCTTAACAAAAGAGTTGGCAGATGAGTTCTTGACTCGCTTTAAAAAAGTTCTTGAATCTTAATTTTTTATAGGTTATGAAAATAGCAATAATAGGAGCAGGAAATATTGGAGGAGCAATAGCATCAGGGTTGATGCAGTCAAAAAAATCGGCTGATTACTCAATAGTAATATCTGACCCAGATACAGCAAAAACATCGCAACTATCACAATGCTATGCAGGAATTACCGCTGAGGCTGATAATCAAAAGGCTATTGCCGATGCACAAATAGTATTGTTGGCAGTAAAACCTTGGTTAGTTGAGAAGGTTTTGGCAAACATTACATTACAGCCCTCGCAAATATTGGCTTCGGTAGCGGCAGGAGTAACATTTGAGCAACTAAAAGGTTATACAAATGTTGAGTTACCAATGTTCCGAATAATACCCAACACTGCAATAAGTTTGCAAGCAAGTATGAATATAATATCATCATACAATGCAACAGAGGAACAAGATCAGATGATTATGCAGATGTTCAATGAGTTGGGATTGTCAATGATGGTAACTGAGCAACAAATGTCAGCGGGAACAGCACTTGCATCATGCGGAATTGCATACGTATTAAAATATATACAGGCAGGAATGCAGGCAGGAGTTGAGATGGGACTATATCCTCACGATGCAATGATGATGGTAGCACAATCGGTAAAAGGTGCGGCAGAACTTATTTTGCAAGGTAATACACACCCCTCAACCGAGATTGACAAAGTAACAACTCCGGGGGGTATCACTATTAAGGGAATAAATACTCTCGAAGAGGCAGGTTTCTCGTCAGCAATCATACAAGCAATGAAATCATCAAAATAAAGCAAACAAAAAATATTAAAAAATAGAACGACAGAACAAAAACGGAGTTCTGTCGTTTTTTATACAGATTTGTCTAAAAAATATCTTCTATTACCTTTTGAATGTTAATAAATATGTTGAAAATCAAAAAAATATGAGTAAATCTCATTGTGTTTCTAAAAAAATGTTATACATTTGCTTGCTAAATTTGGTGAAAGTGTTTATAAATGGTTTTGTAATCATAAAGCATGAAACCACTAAAATAGGATGTTGAATACTTGATAAGTATAACTTTAACTATAAAACAAAATAAATTATTAATTAACAGAATTATGAAAAAGTTAGCGTTTTTATTGTTGATGGTGGTAGCATTTGTTACTACATCAATGGCGCAAGTTGATACAAATAAGATGTATCGACTAAAAGATAATGCGACAAGCCAATATCTTACAGCGCGCAATTACGATGAGCATGCAACTGGCGCTTATGGAGGAGTTGGAACGTCTGCTTTAGCAGAAGATAATGAGGCTCAAATATTTATTTTTGAGCAAAGTGGTTCTAACTACAAAATTAAGACCAAAACAGGTTATTACATTTATGCTCAAGCATGGAATGTTGATGCATTGTCATCAAAATCATCAGAGTTTAGATTTACAGCGAATGGTACTGCGGGTTATTACATGGAGGTGTATAACACCAATAAGAGTAATGCTTGGTACTATGTTAAGAATGAGAATGTCCCGGCAGCAGGAGGTTATTACCTATTCGGAGATGCTGTAGTTGGAGCAGCTGCAACTTGGACATTTGAAGAGGTAGCTGTTGATGTGCCTTCTCG contains these protein-coding regions:
- the proC gene encoding pyrroline-5-carboxylate reductase, whose translation is MKIAIIGAGNIGGAIASGLMQSKKSADYSIVISDPDTAKTSQLSQCYAGITAEADNQKAIADAQIVLLAVKPWLVEKVLANITLQPSQILASVAAGVTFEQLKGYTNVELPMFRIIPNTAISLQASMNIISSYNATEEQDQMIMQMFNELGLSMMVTEQQMSAGTALASCGIAYVLKYIQAGMQAGVEMGLYPHDAMMMVAQSVKGAAELILQGNTHPSTEIDKVTTPGGITIKGINTLEEAGFSSAIIQAMKSSK